The nucleotide sequence GGTttaatatacttatatgaaaatgatatgtCGCAAGccaataaatattttaaggAAGCCTTTTCAGTAAATtcagaaaatttaaatatacttTTGTTAATCTTGTTTActgaaaaagaaatatatattgatgGAGAAAAAAGCACtgacaataataaaagtgGAAATGTGTCATTATCCAATTTGTTTTATCTTGACTATAAAGATGAACATAAAATGAACGAAGAagttaaaataaacaaaaatacaAAGGTACTGTTACATGAATcgattttatatatatatggatcTAATAGAAATTTAAAActattatcatatattaataaaaacatattaaatGATTATGTGTGTCATAATCTTGGAATGAAAAAGTATGACATATACACAGTGtctgaattaaaaaataatacaaatataaatccaATAAACCCTGAAAACTTTAAAAAGGGAATCGACGAAAATAGCATAGATAAATTTATAGAATTGTTAACAGAAGATATAGAGAAAGAATgccaaaatataaataatattgcgacggaaaattataatattattcaatGGTCAAACAAAATAGgatttgatttattttattatcccaaaaaaaaagtagaAAAATCTATggatattttatatttttataaaataaaaaatttaaatgataaagaaGAGAAATGCTTTGAAACATATTTTAccaatttacaaaataaatatgaaaattcaaatttattaaaaatattccctttatatttttataatgaaataaaattctcTTACTATATAGAAAAGTTATTCCGAAATTTATGTTTTCAAAAATGTTTTAccatatttaattatttaaaaccAATTCTTAcgtataaaaatgttaaaatattGCTTTTTCTAttgcataaatatataaagaattatGATAAGACCAATAAATTGTGTGAGTTTGATAgtgattatattttaagagATAAAAACTCAAATTCTTATgtcataaataattttgagaaaaatgatttcgaaaaaagagaagattctattaataatgaaacTCTCAATATACATTCagacaaaaataataataataattttcaaaactgtttagataaaaataaaacatcgGAAGAAGGAAGCTGTTGTAATGGCATAtcagaaataaataataataaatatgatgaaGTAGAAAGTGAGGCAAATTCTGtgtttaatgaaaaaaataaaatgaaggATGTAATTGGATCATCTTCTTCACTAGGAATGTATGTAGAAGGaatgaaaaatgaaaacatagataataaaaataaaatagacaAAGGAACCACAACCCAGcttaaagataaaaaactaaaagaagaaataaaaccaaaattgaataaaaaaactttaACTAAAGAAGAAAGAGACGAGCATTTTATGCtttgtatttattcatttataagtcaattatatgattatattaattcTGCAAAAGactctttatattttatagataaatgtataaatagtattaaatataaaattaatgaagagttcaaatatgaattaatttttattaaaggattaatttataaaagaaatggAAACTACCTAATggcatataaatatttagatATATGTAGAAATCATAATATTGGTGATAGATTTATAAATTCGAAAACAGTTAAAACGGGCTTAAAATGTGGacttataaaatattcaagAAAAATAGCTACAATTTTTACTAACCCGTTAgataacaattttttaaaaaatataactgACACTCAATGTTTTTGGATTGAGTATGCATTAGCCTTAAGCTATTTTAACAGACATATGAATATACATCTAAATAAATCTATTAGTAAGGAAggagaaaatatttatcaatttAAAACAGATTCATCAAATGATGTATCTAACGATATATCTGGATTAAATTTGGGTCAAGTTATTTCAGATGAAAATGGAAGTGAACAAATTACACTAAACTTAAAAGTTATAGCAGATAATGATCTTCTTGCAcgaaatgaatataatgattATAACAAatcactattttttttgcatcTAGGAcataaacaatttattGATATACATGAAGATTATTTATGCTTCTATTATTATGTGTTAAGAAAAGTTTTGTACAGATCATATAGACACTTGCTATATATGTCTagtcatattttttctagCCGATTTTACAGAAGGTttggaaaattattaattagaATTTGTTTACATATGAACGATATTGGAATCAAACCTAAAATTGATCAGagcaaaaataataaaaaaaaaaataagccTACTACTATACCGCACCCTACTGAAGATAAAGAAATTTATGAGCATATGAAAAAAGAGCCCTTAGAAAACGCgatgatatatatgaatacatttttatcacaACCTAATGCAGATATTTCTGTATATGCTTTGAATTATGAGATTGAAAGGAGAAGAGGTAAAATCACGAAATATGAAAACACAAAAACGaaacaatattaatatacatTGGAAACATATTCCTTTATTAATACGTATACTATCCTGTCTTGAATTCcctaatttattttttgttcacCCTTACAGGAAATGACTATATCAAACTTATCAACATAATTCAtgagataaaaaaattattccctcatcataattattattacaaacTAGGACCGTTAATATCCCATTATTTGTATGCAGGTATTATTTTACactttataaatatttttgaatgaTACGAGAATATGCAACTTTCGaatgtattttattataattttgttttttttctatatgtatattattgttaattAATTATTCCATTTATTAGTATCCAAGGACAAGGTtgatgatgaaaaaatgaaagaaatTACAAACAAattgaataatattttggGATTAAATTATGATACATATAATGAGGAAATTCTAAGGAAAGAGAGAGCAAACTATAtcaataattttatgaaattttttaatgaaaaaaaaaaaggagaTTTAAGATATTTACAGTCAggtaatttttaattatgtctaaaaatgcaaaattatcaaaatgaGCACCTTTTAATATCATTTCTCGAGTTTTATTTCCCTATATTACATGCATATGGATTCCcacttttaattttttgtagcTTTCGAAATTTACACACATtgtaatgaaaaaataagcaacgacattttattaaatgaatatatggACCcaagaaaaaacaaattaggAAGGTGcttcaaattttttacatttttaattaatcaCAAAAAAACACATTCAGAGTTATCAGAAGCAACAAATCGATTTAAGGTAATACAGAAacattcatatatatatactcataatatattcatgCATATACAGGTAATTATCATCCgatttatatgaattttcATGTTGCTTTTAATTTAGGAAATGTGTAAAGAGACATACCCTTTGGCAACCGCATTTCAGTAGCCCctcaaaaacaaaataatataatgatataataaattcacCCATTTTGAAAAGGCCcaaatataacaattaGTATCATCTATATAATGaggataattttttcaaaaatcaTAGAtcgaaagaaaaaattatatacatatgctTTAATATAAACCCAACTTgatttgataaaataaatcaagaccattaaataaaagaattattCATACGACTGATATCCCATATATGCAAAGTACTAGTTGGAACATGATtacttttaataaattttgaatatgTTTATTCGCCAATTcgaataaatttatatatataaattaattatttcttatattttttaaagcgttttacttatatttaataaactaaaaatatgtacatataataacaatatatgtatttaggatattatataacaaaaaaatgacgGAAGTATCAGAAAGCCATGGTTTCAGGAATCACTTATTATAGTTTCATATTGCCTGACGTTTTTTCATCAACTTACCACGAATTTCCTTTATCTTATcaataatttcatttttagactcatatatacaacataaatatttttctgcTTTCATCCATGTATCAAATTCAGTGGAATTAGTGTTTTTTGGCCATGGGGTAtaatgtaataaataatttttgctATTAGCCCAAATAACAATTTGTTGATATAAATGTGgtaaatattctttttcgaaatttttaaaaacaatagAATCTTCTAATATTAATCGATGTCTTTCAGCTTCCCATAATTTAAGCTGAGTAATAACATTAATTGgtattatactttttaattttgtttttccaGGATGTGAATAAGAttctaaaaatttaataatttgatCAGCGGTAATATCTGAGTTATATGCATTTAGTACGCTTCTTCTTGTTAATATACCAACAACCATATTTGGTGTTCTTGCTTGTAATTCACATAAATGgcttaaaatatttatttttaaaattgacGAAGTATACAAATAAACTTTAAAATTACTTTGAATGATTAACCCGATTTctaaattatcattttcatttaacCTTTTTTCTGAATGTATATTGTGATTAGTTATGTCTTgcgaaataaaattttttgtttcaatttttttcaatttttttttctcgtCCTCATCTATTAGTGGCTCATTTTTCACACGGGCCGtattttgtaataataaatatttatgaaaatatatttcacttaattttgcttttttttttatattttcatcatcattattattataaccAGATTCTTCACAAAATTTTTCTACAGATAGATGAtttaatatagatatataattttcaacatttaaattatttattgttaataataatgcatatggtgttataaatatataactatcatgtgtttttaaaaataaccCTATATGTATACCAAAATCTACAAATTCTTTTTGAGCTTTTGTTAAgttttctaaaaatattggTTGACCAATATTACATTGGGTTAgtgataaaattaataataatgtttcTTTTACATATATCTCGGATTTTTgagaatttttatttggatCTGTTATATAATCGTGTGTATcttttatgtttatatttacacCATCTGCATTATTCATATCTTCATTGTTAGTATCCCATTCCCCTCcgttcatattattattattattattattattattcatattatcattattgtTAAAATCATTTATAAGAGTATTTGTGATGGAACTATTTTCTAAAGCTTCATTTCCATCACTAGAAATCACATTTTCtgaattgtttttttttttatatttagcTGAATTTTGCTTAGCTATATTTGTTACATTTCCATCATCGATTATCAGCAAATATTCAATAACTAGAGATATTATTCTACTTCGtatatcttttaaaaaCCATGAAAATGCTTCCCTACTCATATTTAtcgttttattattactattattattagcaATATTAGcactattatttatatcatcaagtataaatttcttttttttcaaaactTCTATCAAACTACCACATGGTGCACATGTTAACAaatcttcttttttaatatttgatgaagaaaaaaaaaaatcattattttcttcttccatattattattttctctACTTTGAAGacttttataatataaattattttgtttatatgcatatacgcctttttttttttttcttcctCGTCTTCcgtctatttttttattcggATCGTATaaatttacattttctttattaccCATTCTTGtgtttaaatatttacCACTATTACTATTTTCAATGTCATTATAATTCtgtgaatatttatttcggATTTCTTTATCTTGTGGGTATAGTGAATTGTCATATTGCTCATTTGTTTCATCTTCATCATATTCTGAATTATTTCCCATGTTTTCATATTCtccataatttttatatttccttCTTTGTGAAAATGATTCGTTTCcataattttcatcatcATACATTTCATCACCATAAGGTTGATATTCTTCATCACTAccttcattattttttttgctttttttagTTTGAATACCATAATAGTTTcctttttccatttttacaCTTTTCAAACTGTTATTATAAGAATACTCTCCTCCATAAGaatgaatattatttacatcGAGAGAGGTACCCACCTCCGTTTTAATAGGTGATTCTATACCACCATGAATGCTGCTACATTGTGGGTATGTACTAGCATAACTACCACTATAACTATGgctatatttataactaTTCAAATTTGGTGAAGCAATAAAATGTAAGAGAGTATTCCATCGTGTATTAGCATAACATAGAATACCTTCTTTTGTaggaaataattttttttcatataattcattttctttactTAGTTGtagttttatattattattaaatatacaaatattatttttatcattctgatatattttatttaataatgttAATCTGAATCgatcatttattttatattggTTATAGttatctttttttgtttcacTTTCAACTAATATTTTAACATCaactaaattttttatactttcacttaattttttcaaaaagtTTGGATTTATCCACAATCTCATAGCTCTTTCTGAAACTACTTGTTGAATAAACAATAGCCTagatattataatttgcTCTAATTCATTTAGTGAGCTAAATATCGTTTCATGTGCTAGTGAATCATCAAACAAATATTCCCATACTTTTTCATCCATCTCCTTCATGTaatcatatatttccatATTCTCAATATTCTTTCGTGCCTTCACCATCTTTCTCtatgtttaaaaatataaaaaaaaagtaaaaggGATTCAGAAAAGAAAATGGGGGAAAGAGTTTCCCCTTAAAGTTACACTTTGCGTCTTCTATATCCTTGTAACTTCACTAAtgtgtattattatttaataatatatgttattcTTTTACAACAATAACTTATGCTGTATTTTGGAAGTTTAAAATGTGttaagagaaaaaaaagacgaTATTCATACAATTAATTATATGGCTATATGGGCTCAGATAAGTTCATATAGTGTGCGGATTATgcttttattatcattatatgcattttatacatattaattttCGCTGAATGCATGAAAAacgttttttttgtatatatctccatatgttttgttttcattaattttttttctttttctcattacatatttttatcataacaAATTTCAATTCTTACAATCCATTTTTCATAAGAAATTATGAGGGAAtggattttatttttttgtttaattcggaatataagcatataagtaataagaaaaataggcgtatttatgttttcccaaaataattaaatgtgcaaatgatatataaatttatatacatacaccAAGCAGCGACAAAATCAatattctaaaaaaataaaaatattattatagcatagtgcaaaaatattttgtacaACGTACTTTCAAGAGAAAATATggattatacatataagcTCGGTtgttataaattaaataaattaatatttaaaatgagacaaaaaattgttttccactttctttttataaataatttgaatttgttaataatttacaaaaaaatatataaatatttatgtttattgaaaatgagtgtttattcattatatttactttcctcgtaaaaatattttgttgaTCTTGATAATATaccttttttaaatatgccATAATTTACAATTTTCGAAAAGATGTATTCTCCGCTGAGTAGCAAAGATGAGTTTTGTgtatcattttttctttataataaatatataaaaaatataagtatatcctataattttattaaaatataaattgcTAATAAATACAACTTTTCTAATTtccatttaaaaaaaaataataaaaggaatatgatataatatGCTATTCTCTATATTGCATTATTAAAGTTTATTGAAGAACAAAtccatataatataatttgcGCATTTCCCACCTTaatctttttatttttattatgtttataaaaCGAAATAGAACTTTTTAttcattcattttattaattaaataataaacaacaAAACATAACTACTatctataaataaaaaaaataagtagctatttctatataaatggtaaaaaaatatagttattttgcataaaaataatattatacataaatatgtatgcTTTTAgctattattaatttgtatatCCAAACTCAATGTGGATCATTTTGCAATTTTTAGTAAAATAATCATATTGTAAAAAggattattattttggttatttgaaaaaaaaaaatataaattatttaaaaaaatgcgGGGCAATATGCATAcgaaatttttaaattgaaaCACAAATGAAGTACATGTAAGGGGGCCTATTATTGTTTacatttctttttatagAGTGCTCAGTGGTACATTATCGGTATTGaaatttttacataataagagaaaaattagaatatattttgtcgACGAATACTTAGTCAAGATCATTGCTATAGTATTTGTGAtgttttattgttataaaaTAACGGATATTACAAAAGTGATGATGAAATGACGCTACTCACAAATGAATTTTAATTtcgatattttttcattatctttTGATATTGTTAAAGTATCCGAAAAAAAGATGATAACtttataacaattttaagatcttcttatttttgttattaaatttttagaGTATGTCGTCCGCTGAACTTCCgactttattatatatgtatatatatattttattttgggggtgttttaaaatattatattgatatataaaataaataaataatttgctcataatattaaaatatttttttctactGTTTATACAagtataatttaaaaaacaaaataatataatattaaatttattatttactattaaaagaaaaaagggactagttttttttatgcaattttttattgttattatgcatttttattttaaaaaataaatatgtagtgatggtataaaaattaaaggtGAAGAAATatgaaagaaaattaataaGCTTATAAgattttgttatatttatttccccaaaatatgttaattaaataaaatattgtataaaaaatatatttttttttaatttattatatttcatgTATAAGAATAACCATGagtaaaatttttatatttctcatatttttatagaaaTAATGGGAAaggatatattttattgtttgttattcttttaaaacaaatttaaatatcaaattttttgcataaataaaaatataatgttatgaatttcttttattagtgtatattttttaatgtttatatgaaaattctttcaatttaaaaaaaaaatgtaatttccatattaataattatagaATAGGAATGTATTTTTGGTATCCAGTTGCATGTCCTTTTggtttttaattttgtaatGACTTAAGTTGTTTGTTTTTCTAGtgtgataataaatatgatctCGTATTCCTTAGAAAATATGTGTCACTATGCGAAAAGGAATTcaaaaaatcgaaaaaaatataaataatcataTTAACATATCTATTGTATAGATAGCAATAGGGCGGCTGTTTAATTTCCttctaaataatattaacataACCAAAAATAAggtgaaaaataaaaaaaaattcaattttccttttgctctctttaatattataagaaaTGGAAAATTTGAAGTTTTTACCCTTATTATATTAgataaatggaaaaaatattaatgtgACATGTGATATTATATACGCATGTGCTAgctattatttatatagtaAGCCTGTGAATGGCATGTGTGGGgttgtatatttatttttttgaaaaaaaacttaagtatgcaatttttataaagaaaatacacaacaaaataaattcgaatatttataaaatttgatatatGGAAAAGTAATATCGTTCACCATTTTTTCAAcaaaaatttgtttatagaaaataattataatactatatattttttttgtgaaaGTTTTCATAAGGATGATGAATCGTgctatataattttttaattttttttttccatttattgTGCAATTTAGTTTCTTTGgctttataatttg is from Plasmodium berghei ANKA genome assembly, chromosome: 14 and encodes:
- a CDS encoding N-alpha-acetyltransferase 15, NatA auxiliary subunit, putative; amino-acid sequence: MKKDGGDNKTLPNKEMNNFRMITQMIELKKYKKALKTCEQILKKYPKNGETLSVKGYLLNLIDENNKDEAFKYAKEGIKNNLSSSFCWYLYGCLYKNYKNYEEALKCYMKSIQLNRNDHKAIKEASIILLHLKKYEQFKDLRIDTYKESAKGPKDKALIIFSYHLLKQYEKCHYLIKQVEEDLSKIDVGNGNLDKMNNSNIITENEKHQLLVYMSEILLEGKMYKECIQFLNKHKQLENDKLWYNQMLGLIYLYENDMSQANKYFKEAFSVNSENLNILLLILFTEKEIYIDGEKSTDNNKSGNVSLSNLFYLDYKDEHKMNEEVKINKNTKVLLHESILYIYGSNRNLKLLSYINKNILNDYVCHNLGMKKYDIYTVSELKNNTNINPINPENFKKGIDENSIDKFIELLTEDIEKECQNINNIATENYNIIQWSNKIGFDLFYYPKKKVEKSMDILYFYKIKNLNDKEEKCFETYFTNLQNKYENSNLLKIFPLYFYNEIKFSYYIEKLFRNLCFQKCFTIFNYLKPILTYKNVKILLFLLHKYIKNYDKTNKLCEFDSDYILRDKNSNSYVINNFEKNDFEKREDSINNETLNIHSDKNNNNNFQNCLDKNKTSEEGSCCNGISEINNNKYDEVESEANSVFNEKNKMKDVIGSSSSLGMYVEGMKNENIDNKNKIDKGTTTQLKDKKLKEEIKPKLNKKTLTKEERDEHFMLCIYSFISQLYDYINSAKDSLYFIDKCINSIKYKINEEFKYELIFIKGLIYKRNGNYLMAYKYLDICRNHNIGDRFINSKTVKTGLKCGLIKYSRKIATIFTNPLDNNFLKNITDTQCFWIEYALALSYFNRHMNIHLNKSISKEGENIYQFKTDSSNDVSNDISGLNLGQVISDENGSEQITLNLKVIADNDLLARNEYNDYNKSLFFLHLGHKQFIDIHEDYLCFYYYVLRKVLYRSYRHLLYMSSHIFSSRFYRRFGKLLIRICLHMNDIGIKPKIDQSKNNKKKNKPTTIPHPTEDKEIYEHMKKEPLENAMIYMNTFLSQPNADISVYALNYEIERRRGNDYIKLINIIHEIKKLFPHHNYYYKLGPLISHYLYAVSKDKVDDEKMKEITNKLNNILGLNYDTYNEEILRKERANYINNFMKFFNEKKKGDLRYLQSAFEIYTHCNEKISNDILLNEYMDPRKNKLGRCFKFFTFLINHKKTHSELSEATNRFKEMCKETYPLATAFQ
- a CDS encoding RNA polymerase II transcription factor B subunit 2, putative, translated to MVKARKNIENMEIYDYMKEMDEKVWEYLFDDSLAHETIFSSLNELEQIIISRLLFIQQVVSERAMRLWINPNFLKKLSESIKNLVDVKILVESETKKDNYNQYKINDRFRLTLLNKIYQNDKNNICIFNNNIKLQLSKENELYEKKLFPTKEGILCYANTRWNTLLHFIASPNLNSYKYSHSYSGSYASTYPQCSSIHGGIESPIKTEVGTSLDVNNIHSYGGEYSYNNSLKSVKMEKGNYYGIQTKKSKKNNEGSDEEYQPYGDEMYDDENYGNESFSQRRKYKNYGEYENMGNNSEYDEDETNEQYDNSLYPQDKEIRNKYSQNYNDIENSNSGKYLNTRMGNKENVNLYDPNKKIDGRRGRKKKKGVYAYKQNNLYYKSLQSRENNNMEEENNDFFFSSSNIKKEDLLTCAPCGSLIEVLKKKKFILDDINNSANIANNNSNNKTINMSREAFSWFLKDIRSRIISLVIEYLLIIDDGNVTNIAKQNSAKYKKKNNSENVISSDGNEALENSSITNTLINDFNNNDNMNNNNNNNNNMNGGEWDTNNEDMNNADGVNINIKDTHDYITDPNKNSQKSEIYVKETLLLILSLTQCNIGQPIFLENLTKAQKEFVDFGIHIGLFLKTHDSYIFITPYALLLTINNLNVENYISILNHLSVEKFCEESGYNNNDDENIKKKAKLSEIYFHKYLLLQNTARVKNEPLIDEDEKKKLKKIETKNFISQDITNHNIHSEKRLNENDNLEIGLIIQSNFKVYLYTSSILKINILSHLCELQARTPNMVVGILTRRSVLNAYNSDITADQIIKFLESYSHPGKTKLKSIIPINVITQLKLWEAERHRLILEDSIVFKNFEKEYLPHLYQQIVIWANSKNYLLHYTPWPKNTNSTEFDTWMKAEKYLCCIYESKNEIIDKIKEIRGKLMKKRQAI